The stretch of DNA TCGAAAGGTGAGGGCGGTGCTCGGGTGCAAGCGGTATGCGCGGGAGGGTCGCTGCTCGGCATGGAGCGTCGCGCCGCAAATTGACGCACGCAGGATCATACCGGGCGCACGGGACGCACCGGCGCACCGGGCGGGTGCCGCGCAGACCCGGCAAGACCTGCGCAGCAGGCGCAGCGCGAACGCGGCACCCGTTTTCGTTGTGCTGCTGAGGGCGCGTCTCCATCGGCGCCGCTGATCCGCCGATGCAGCGCGATCATCCACGCAACGGTGCAATCATCCCGAGTCGCCGGCGCGCTGCGAGACTGGGACGGACGTGCGGCTTCGATGTTGCCCTTCGACCGGTCACGCAGTGCGCACTGTCGATCCTCCGCGCACGCCGTGCGACCCGATCCATCGAGGCTGAGGATGCTCGAACCCGCAACGCAGGTCCGGCCGCAGGGCCGCCTGCCCGACCTTGCCATCGAGAGTGTCGCCCGGGGTTTCTTCCGGGAGGCAGACCGCTACGGCTTCGAGCAGGTGGACTACCTGCGCTTCGTGAATGCCGTCCTCGGCCTGTCGATGTCCGCCGCGTCAGGCGCCGGGGGCGAGTCTGCGCCGCGGAGCCCGCAGCCGGCAGTGACCGCCGCGAGGCGGAACGGGGGCGCGGTCGCACCACGATCCGCGAATGGGCACGCTCCCGAACCGTGCAGCCTGCCGCTCGCGGACGACGTCGTTCGTGTGCGCGCGTTCGATCCTGCCACGGACACGCACGTGTTCGGTGAGTGGATGCGGGACGACTCCAGCGCGGAGTTCCTGCGCGCGGGCACGATGATGCGACGTCGCAGCCTGGACGAGATCGTGGACGCGCCGGACAGCATACTCGCCCTGGTAACACTGCCGGACGGCACACCGATCGGCGCAACCGCCTATCTGGACATCGATCCCGTGCAGAGCAAGGCGGAGATGCGCAAGCTGATCGGCGAGCCTGCACTGCGCGGCCGCGGCTACGGGCGTGCGGCAACGCGCCTCTGGCTCGACTTCGGCCTGCACGGGCTCCGTCTGCACAAGATCTACATCAACACACTCAACACGAACCTGCGGAACATCCAGCTCAATGAAGGCCTCGGGTTCAGGCTGGAGGGCATTCTGCACGACGAGGTATACCTCGAGGGCAGGTATCACGACGTGCTGCGCATGGCGGTCTGGGGGGATTGAAGCACGACGTACGGGCATGGGGTCAGGAGTCCTGCCAATGACCATCCGCGAAGTGGCGCTCGACCTGTCCGCATACGCGCACGCGAGCGCGCCGTACCACCACCTTACTGTGGACGTGGAAGAGTACTTCCATGTCGCTGCCTGGGAGTCGCACATCCACCGCAGCGACTGGAGCACGATGACGAGCCGGATCGACATCGGACTCGGCTCGCTGCTCGAGCTGCTCGAGCGGCACGGCGCGCGCGCCACCTTCTTCGTGCTGGGCTGGCTCGCGGAGCGGCGTGCGGACCTCGTCAGGCGGATCAGCGACGCCGGCCACGAAATCGCCTCCCATGGCTGGAACCACATGCGCGTGACGGAGCTGACGCCGCTCCGCTTCCGCTATTCCGTCCGTCGTGCGCGGGGGGTGCTGCAATCGATAACGGGTATGGACATCGCAGGCTTCCGCGCGCCCAGCTTCTCGATCGTGCCGGGGCTGGAATGGGCCCTGGAAACGCTGGTGCAGGAAGGCCACACGTACGACTCCAGCATCTTCCCGGCAAACGGCAGGCGCTACGGGTACCCCGGCGCGCGCCGGGATCCCTACGTCATCCACTGCGACGCCGGCAGCATCGTCGAGATGCCGCCGGCTACGCTCCGCTGTTTCGGACTGAACATCCCGGCCGCCGGCGGCGGCTACCTGCGGAACTTCCCCCTGAAGGTGGTCAGCGCCGCGATCACGTCAGCCGAGCGGCGCAGCGCGCCTGCCACGCTGTACGTGCATCCGTGGGAGCTCGATCCCGAGCAGCCGCGCAGCCCGCACTCCTGGGGCTCCACGATCCGGCACTACACCGGCCTGAGTCGCACCGCCTCGCGGCTGGAGCGGCTGCTGGAGACGTTCACGGTGAGACCGATCGCGGATACGATGGCGGGGATCGCGGTGCCGGGGCCGATCAGCGCGGGGCCCTGAGCACAGGGCAGCGGCAGTGCAGCAGCATGGTTCAGGCGGGCGCAGACGGGCAGGGCCGGGGCCGCTCAGCAGGGTGCTGAGCGGCGATTCGATACGGCGGAGCGGCTGGAGCCGGTGGGGCGCAGACGGGCAGCGCCCGATGAACGGGCGTCCACCGGGCCCTGGCCCCGGCCCGGGCCCCGGCCCCTTCCGTTCCTACATGTGGATCACGCGCCCCATCGAAGCCAGCGCTGCCTCCGCGATTGCCTCCGACAGCGTCGGGTGCGGGTGTATCGCCTTTTCCAGCTCCTCAACGGTCGACTCCAGGTGCCGACCCAGCACGAACTCCGCGACCAGCTCGCTGGCGCTCGGTCCGACGATGTGCGCACCCAGGATCTCGCCGTACTTCCTGTCGCGGATGATCTTGACGAAGCCTTCCGTCTCGCCCGCCGTGCGCGCACGACCGTTCGCGCTCCACGGGAAGCTGCCCGCCTCGTAATCGAGCCCCTGCTCCTTCGCCTTCTGCTCCGTCAGCCCGACTGACGCGACCTCCGGATGACAGTACGTCACGTTGGGAATGTTGTTGTAGTCGACCCAGCCGTGACCCTTGCCGGCGATGTGCTCCACCAGCACGATGCCCTCGTGCGACGCCTTGTGCGCGAGCAGCGGCGGCCGCGCACAGTCGCCGATCGCGTACACGCCCTTTGCCGTCGTTTCGAGGCGATCGTTCACCTGGATGAAGCCGCCCTCCGTCTTGACGCCGGCCTTGTCCAGCCCGATGTCGTCGATGATCGGCGCGCGACCGACCGCGACCAGCACGCGATCGACTTCGATCGTCTGGTCCTTTCCGGCCTTGTCCTTGAACGTCAGCTTCACGCCCTTCTTGCCGACGTCCGCCTTCTCGACGCGCGCCGACGTGTGGATCGTCATCCCGCGCTTCTTGTAGCTGCGCTCCACCACCTGCGCGCTGTCCTTGTCCTCCAGCGGCAGCACCTGCTCCAGCGCCTCGATGATCGTGACCTGCGAGCCGAACGCGGCGAACACGTCGGCGAACTCCATCCCGATCGCGCCCGCACCGATGATCGCGATGCTCTTCGGCGCCTCCGGCGCGAACACCGCCTGGTCACTGCTCCACACCCTGTCGCCATCGATCTTCAGCATCGGCAGCGAGCGCGGCCGCGAGCCCGTCGCCAGCACGATGTGCTTCGCGCTGTACGACGTCTTCTTGCCGTCCTGCTCGACCTCGACCTTGCCGTTGCCGGCCAGGCGAGCCCACCCCTCGATCGACGTGACCTTGTTCTTCTTGAAAAGGAAGCCGACGCCCTTGGCGCCCTGCGACGCGACGCCCTGCGCCCGCTTCGCCGCAACCGCGATGTCCAGCGTGACCTCACCCACGTTCACGCCAAAATCCTTCAGCGAAGACGCCTTCTTTGCGTACTTCGCGCTTTCCAGCATCGCCTTGGTCGGGATGCAGCCAATGTTGTTGCAGACACCGCCCAGCTTGTCCGCCTCCACACAGGCCACCTTGAGCCCGAGCTGCGCGCCTCGGATGGCCGCGACGTAGCCGCCGGGCCCCGAGCCGATCACAATGACATCAAAGGAGTTATCCGCCACGTTTCACCTCTGGATCCGCTGTTGGAATCGACGGGCGGGAAGGTACTGCGGCCTGCATTGGGGCACAACGACGGGGGGCCCGGTCCCCGTACGCGCTCCGTGAAGCCGCCGCGTCGCCTGCTCCGCTACCCGTTGAACTGCCCGGGTCACCAGTCTCGCTACGTTGAACTGCCCGGGTCCCCAGTCTCGCACACGCACACGCACGCGCACACGTGGATGGCGGTTCTGCTGTGGCTGGCCTGTCGGGCTATTGGGGCGCCCCGCTTTTCGTTCGAGGATTCCGACAGTCCCGCCGACGGGAGGAAGAGAACGTGGAGGAAGAATGGAATACCGCTTTGATCACGAGCGGCTGGAGGTGTACCGGGTCGCGCGGGAGTTCAATGGC from Longimicrobiales bacterium encodes:
- the lpdA gene encoding dihydrolipoyl dehydrogenase; this encodes MADNSFDVIVIGSGPGGYVAAIRGAQLGLKVACVEADKLGGVCNNIGCIPTKAMLESAKYAKKASSLKDFGVNVGEVTLDIAVAAKRAQGVASQGAKGVGFLFKKNKVTSIEGWARLAGNGKVEVEQDGKKTSYSAKHIVLATGSRPRSLPMLKIDGDRVWSSDQAVFAPEAPKSIAIIGAGAIGMEFADVFAAFGSQVTIIEALEQVLPLEDKDSAQVVERSYKKRGMTIHTSARVEKADVGKKGVKLTFKDKAGKDQTIEVDRVLVAVGRAPIIDDIGLDKAGVKTEGGFIQVNDRLETTAKGVYAIGDCARPPLLAHKASHEGIVLVEHIAGKGHGWVDYNNIPNVTYCHPEVASVGLTEQKAKEQGLDYEAGSFPWSANGRARTAGETEGFVKIIRDRKYGEILGAHIVGPSASELVAEFVLGRHLESTVEELEKAIHPHPTLSEAIAEAALASMGRVIHM
- a CDS encoding GNAT family protein, yielding MLEPATQVRPQGRLPDLAIESVARGFFREADRYGFEQVDYLRFVNAVLGLSMSAASGAGGESAPRSPQPAVTAARRNGGAVAPRSANGHAPEPCSLPLADDVVRVRAFDPATDTHVFGEWMRDDSSAEFLRAGTMMRRRSLDEIVDAPDSILALVTLPDGTPIGATAYLDIDPVQSKAEMRKLIGEPALRGRGYGRAATRLWLDFGLHGLRLHKIYINTLNTNLRNIQLNEGLGFRLEGILHDEVYLEGRYHDVLRMAVWGD
- a CDS encoding XrtA system polysaccharide deacetylase, with product MTIREVALDLSAYAHASAPYHHLTVDVEEYFHVAAWESHIHRSDWSTMTSRIDIGLGSLLELLERHGARATFFVLGWLAERRADLVRRISDAGHEIASHGWNHMRVTELTPLRFRYSVRRARGVLQSITGMDIAGFRAPSFSIVPGLEWALETLVQEGHTYDSSIFPANGRRYGYPGARRDPYVIHCDAGSIVEMPPATLRCFGLNIPAAGGGYLRNFPLKVVSAAITSAERRSAPATLYVHPWELDPEQPRSPHSWGSTIRHYTGLSRTASRLERLLETFTVRPIADTMAGIAVPGPISAGP